A genomic region of Anaerolineae bacterium contains the following coding sequences:
- a CDS encoding ABC transporter ATP-binding protein, with the protein MVVLEAVNISMTYSSRQGPVEALRGVSLEVREGEFVCIVGPSGCGKTTLLRILSGLLKPVSGHVLWKGKPLRGPRPEMGFVFQKANLMPWRNVLENVLLPLEVKGINNSKAMEKASSILKAMGLEGFFHAYPRELSGGMEQKVALARALVYDPDILFLDEPFSSLDALTREKLNVELARLWRNRCKTVVMVTHNLQEAVFLADRVMVMSPRPGTLKAQFAVPFPHPRDLSITFTPEFVALARTVREAVEH; encoded by the coding sequence TTGGTTGTCTTAGAGGCAGTAAACATAAGCATGACCTATAGCTCACGGCAGGGGCCTGTGGAGGCTCTGCGAGGTGTTTCCCTGGAGGTGAGGGAAGGGGAATTTGTGTGTATTGTGGGACCTTCAGGGTGCGGAAAAACCACGCTCCTGCGCATTCTGAGCGGGCTCCTCAAGCCTGTTTCCGGGCACGTCCTCTGGAAAGGCAAACCCCTCAGAGGCCCAAGACCAGAAATGGGCTTCGTTTTTCAGAAGGCTAACCTCATGCCCTGGCGCAATGTCCTGGAAAACGTCCTTCTGCCTCTGGAAGTAAAGGGCATAAATAACTCCAAGGCTATGGAAAAGGCCTCCTCTATCCTGAAAGCCATGGGCCTTGAGGGCTTCTTCCACGCCTATCCGAGAGAACTCTCCGGAGGGATGGAACAAAAGGTAGCTCTGGCCAGAGCTCTGGTTTATGACCCTGACATCCTCTTCTTGGATGAGCCCTTTAGTTCCCTTGATGCTCTGACCCGTGAGAAACTAAACGTTGAGCTCGCAAGGCTCTGGCGCAACCGCTGCAAGACCGTGGTAATGGTTACCCATAACCTTCAGGAAGCCGTCTTCCTGGCCGACAGAGTAATGGTTATGAGCCCGCGCCCTGGTACGCTGAAGGCCCAGTTTGCTGTCCCCTTCCCTCACCCCAGGGATTTATCTATAACTTTCACGCCTGAGTTTGTGGCTCTGGCCCGGACGGTTAGAGAAGCGGTGGAGCATTAG
- a CDS encoding TIGR01906 family membrane protein, translating to MRLFLSLLLAMGVFFIILLAPYPFLARPEFIRWEYARPGFPPSFRFTPEEREKLSVATLRYVIGGEGLEYLRTLSDESGPIYNERELRHMADVKRVASGALLALRLSLALAFLSATALWLKGWRRELILGLFAGTLLLVGFGLATGIMAFVNFDLFFTLFHRLFFEGDSWLFPYSDSLIQLYPLTFWVDATRWWLTISGATAGVFCLLGLMLHRFSNRPGQSHKLRRESYR from the coding sequence ATGCGTCTGTTTCTTTCCTTGCTACTGGCTATGGGCGTGTTCTTCATCATACTCCTTGCCCCTTATCCTTTCCTGGCCCGTCCGGAATTCATCCGCTGGGAGTACGCTCGCCCTGGTTTTCCCCCCTCCTTCAGGTTCACCCCTGAGGAAAGGGAAAAGCTTTCCGTAGCCACCCTCCGCTACGTCATAGGCGGTGAAGGCCTGGAATACCTCAGAACACTCTCCGATGAAAGTGGCCCCATCTACAACGAACGGGAACTTCGCCACATGGCCGATGTGAAAAGGGTGGCCAGCGGAGCTTTGCTCGCCCTGAGGCTTTCCCTCGCTCTGGCTTTTCTTTCAGCTACTGCCTTATGGCTCAAGGGGTGGAGGCGGGAGCTGATCCTTGGCCTCTTCGCAGGAACTTTATTGCTGGTGGGATTCGGGTTAGCTACGGGAATTATGGCCTTTGTCAATTTTGATCTATTCTTCACTCTTTTTCACAGGCTCTTCTTTGAAGGAGATAGCTGGCTTTTCCCCTACTCCGATTCGTTAATTCAGCTTTACCCCCTGACTTTCTGGGTAGATGCCACCAGATGGTGGCTTACGATAAGTGGAGCTACCGCTGGTGTTTTTTGCCTTCTGGGGCTAATGCTCCACCGCTTCTCTAACCGTCCGGGCCAGAGCCACAAACTCAGGCGTGAAAGTTATAGATAA